In Serinicoccus marinus DSM 15273, the genomic stretch CCCGGAGCTGGAGAAGGAGGGTCTGGCCCGTGACCTGGTCCGCGCGGTCCAGGGCGCCCGCAAGGATGCCGGGCTGAACATCAGCGACCGGATCAGCCTGACCGTCGTCGGTGACGACGAGGTGTGGGACGCCGCGATGGCCTACCAGCAGCTCGTCATGAGCGAGACGCTCGCCGTGCAGTTCGGGGCGGCCGGGGCCGGGCAGCCGCTGCCGCCGGCCAAGGACGGTGCGCACTCGGGCACCGCCGACCTGGGCGGTGGGCATACCGTGCAGCTGCTGATCAGCCGACGCGAGGAGGCAGGACGATGAGCGACAACATCTTCGCCGGCGACGACGGCAGCACCGAGCTGCCGCTGGACCCGGGCGGCGCCGTGCCCCCCGCCGAGGAGGGCTCGCCCCGGGCGCCGGAGGCGACGTCGCCGGAGCTGCTGGCGCGCTACGCCGAGGTCAGCGAGGCGATCTTCGCGCGCACCCCCGAGCACATGCCGCAGCCCACCCTGCACCGGGTCGCCCGCGTCATGGAGCTCATGGGTGACCCCCAGCACAGCTTCCGGATGATCCACCTCACCGGCACCAACGGCAAGACCTCCACCGCGCGGATCACCGAGCGGCTGCTGCGCGAGATGGGTCTGCGCACCGGCCGGTTCACCAGCCCGCACCTGCACGACATGCGCGAGCGGGTCAGCATCGACGGGGAGCCGGTCTCGATCGAGGCCTTCCTCGCCGCCTACGACGACGTCCTGCCCTTCGTCGAGATGGTGGACGCCGAGAGCATGGCGTCGCCGGACGAGGCGGACCGGGTCCGGATGACCTACTTCGAGGTGATCGTCGCCCTCGCCTACGCCGCCTTCGCCGACGCCCCGGTCGAGGTCGCCGTCGTCGAGGTGGGCCTGGGCGGCGTCTGGGACGCCACCTCGGTCGCCGACGGCGACGTCGCGGTCCTCACCCCCGTCGCGCTCGACCACACCCGTCTGCTCGGCTCGACGCTGGAGGAGATCGCGGGCGAGAAGTCGGGGATCATCAAGGCCGACGCCCTGGCGGTCGTGGGGGTGCAGGAGCCGGAGGTCATGCAGGTCCTCACCGAGCGTGCCGAGGAGGTCGGAGCGCAGGTCCACGCTGAGGGCGTCGCCTTCGGGGTCCTGGCCCGCGAGGTCGCGGTGGGCGGGCAGCAGCTGTCCGTGCGCGGCCTGGCCGGCGACTACACCGACCTGTTCCTGCCGCTCTTCGGTGCCTACCAGGCGCACAACGCGGCGATGGCGATCGCCGCCGTGGAGGCCTTCGTCGGGGGTGGCGAGCAGCCGCTCACCGACGAGGTGCTGCGCGCGGCGCTGGCCGACGTCAGCTCGCCGGGCCGGCTGGAGATCGTCCGGCGCTCCCCGACGGTCCTCGTGGACGCGGCGCACAACCCGGCCGGGGCCGCGGCGCTGGTCGAGGCGGTGCGGGAGTCCTTCACCTTCACCCGGCTCGTCGGGCTGCTCGCGGTCCTCGAGGACAAGGACGCCGAGCACATGATCCAGGCGCTGGAGCCGGTGCTGGACCACGTCGTGGTCTCCCGCACCACCTCGCCGCGCGCCATCCGGCCGCACCGTCTCGGGGAGCTGGTCGCGGAGTACTTCGGCGAGGACCGGGTGACCGTCGTCGCCGACCTGCCGGACGCCCTCGACGTCGCGGCCGGTCTCGCCGACGACGGCGGGGTCGGCGGCGCGGTGCTCGCGACGGGCTCGGTGACGACCGCGGCCGAGGTCCGTGAGCTGCTCGGCCGGCAGACCGCCTAGCGGCTGGCGACGGCCTCGGCGGGCAACGCGCTCCAGCCGGTCACCTCGGGTATGCGCACCGCGCCGGCCCGCGGGGCACGGCAGGTGAGCCGTTGCGGAGCAGCCAGACGTTCGACCCCGGTGGCCCGCCAGGCACCCTGGCCGCGCACCCTCACGTCGGTGTGCCACCGGCCGACCACGGGGGCAGCGCCATCGTCGCGGTCGTCCCCGGCGGGGGCCTCGACCGGCAGCTCCACGGGGGCGCCGAGCGGGTGCACCGCGTCCCACGGCACCTGCCACCGGGCCAGGGCCGCCAGCACCGCGCTCTGGACCACGCGGTGCTGGCCGAGGGCCCCTCGCAGATGGGCGACGCTGGGCGCGCCCTCGCGATGGTCGCGCACCAGCCGGGCGGCGGTGCCGGGGTCGAGCGCGCCGTAGCAGGCGCCGTCCGGCAGGACGAGCAGGTTCGCCGCGAAGCGGTCACCGCCCGTGTGCGAGCACTCCCAGGTCTGGTCCGGCCAGGCCTCCTGCAAGGCCACGGCCACCGGTCGACCGCGGACCGCGCAGCAGACGTCCTTGCGGCCGTGGGTGCAGACCAGCAGCAGCTGCTCGTCGTCGGCCGAGGCGTCGGTGAGGCCGACGGGCTCGGCGGCGGCCGCGCGCGCGGCCGCCGCCCCGGCCATCTGACGCAGCCGCGCCGCCCCGGTGAGCAGCTCGGCACCGGAGCCCCAGGCACCGCGCACCACCCGCGACCCGGGAGGGGCGCCCGGGTCGACGGCATACCAGCGCCACGGGCCCTCGCGCCGAGGCTGCTCGCCCGGGCGTCGGATGAGCAGCACCCTGGCCCAGGCCGCCGCGCTCTCCCGGAGGACGTCGTCCCGCACGTCATCCGGGAGGGCTTGGAGGGCGTCGAAGGGCCACCCGCCCGGCACCTCGACCAGTAGCAGCCGCGGCTGCGGGGGTGCGGTCCCCGGCAGCGGGTCCGCGCGCTCCCGCGCGGCGTCCGAGCAGCGGAAGCTCTCGGTCATCGGTGCCCGTCGCCCGACCCGGGCACGACGGCGATGCCGCGGGTCAGCAGCCCGCGCGCGAGCTGCAGCGCGGCGTCCTCGTCGAGGCCCGCGGCGCCGCCGAGGTCGCGCACCCTCACCGGCCCGCCCTCCAGCAGGAGGTCCAGGGCCGGGCGGTAGGAGGCCGGCAGGGTGAACGCCGCGACGCGCGAGGTCACGGTCACCCGCTCGTCCTCGTCCTCCAGCTGGGCCACGAGATGGGGGCGCAGCAGGATCTCGTCGTCGACGGTCAGGGACTGGGCCGCCGCGACCTGCGCGAGCGGCCGCACGGCCGAGGGTCGGGCGCTGCCCCGCTGTCGTGCGTGCAGGGTCGCGGCCAGCTCGTCGGCCGGTAGCTCCCGCAGCCGCCGCAGCAACGTCTCGCGCACCTGCTCGACGTCGTCGTGCCAACCGCCCGGATCGGAGAGGTCCACGCCCAGGGGCAGGCTGCGGCGCACCTCGTCCTCGGCGCCGAGACCGGCAGCGACGAGGTCCAGCGCCGAGGTCGCCAGGTGGTGCCGGGTCCATGCGTGCACGCCGATGGTCAGGTGCGTGCTGACCTCGCCCATCGCCCGGGCCGAGTGGATCCAGCCGCGGGGGAGGTAGAGGCAGTCGCCAGGCTCCAGGGTCGTCTCGAGGTGGGCGGGTCGCTGGGCGGCGGCAGTCACCTCCTCGCGCCGGTCGGTCCACGGTTGGCTGCGCAGCGGCTGCGGGAGCACCGGCTCGCGCAGCGACCAGCGCTTGGTCCCGGAGATCTGCAGCACGAAGACGTCGTGCACGTCGTAATGGTCGTCGAAGCCCTGGTTGGCCGCCGGGGTGACGTAGGCGTTGACCTGCACCGGGCTGCCGAGGTCGGCGGCCAGGTCGTCGGCGAGGACGCGGATCGGCGACCACGTGCGGTGCAGGCCCTGGAGGACGATCGTCGCCCCGTCGGCGAAGAGCCGGAGCAGCTTGCTGTCGTCGACCTGGTCCGGCATCCCGGCGCCGGTGCCGCCCGAGGAGGTGAAGGCGCTCTCCGGCAGCGTGGACCCGTCCTTGGCGACCCGCAGGAAGGGGGTGCGCAACCCGCGCTCCGAGACGAGATCGTCGACGGCGTCCAGGGAGAAGAGGTCGTCGAAGGTGTCACCACCGCGGTCGGCGACCCCGGCCAGGTGGAGGGTATGCCCCCAGTGGTCCCGTGCGAAGTCCTGCGGGGACAGCGAGCCGAGCAGTCGGGTGAGGGCCGGTCTCCCGGCCCTCACCCGGTGCGATCCGATGTCGGTCACTCGGCGGGACCGTCAGCCCCGCCGTCACCACCGGCACCGGCGTGGCCGTCTGCACCGCCGTCGGCTCCGCCGTCGCCACCCGGGCCGGCGTGGCCGTCCGCGCCGCCGTCGGCTCCGCCGTCGCCACCCGGGCCGGCGTGGCCGTCCGCGCCGCCGTCGGCTCCGCCGTCGCCACCCGGGCCGGCGTGACCGTCCGCGCCGCCGTCGGCTCCGCCGTCACCGCCGGGGCCTGCGTGACCGTCGGCGTCGCCGCTGGCGGCCTCGGTCGCCTCCGGCACGTCCTGGAACGGGTCGTTGTCCTGCGTGCTCATGTCGTCCACCCTTCTGTCGATGGTGCTGCCGCGAGGTCCACGGCCTCAGCACGAGCATCCTGCGTGGCCCGCCGGCGTGCAACCGGAGGTGCCCTGCCCGCTCAGTGGTCGTGACCGCCCGGAGGCTCGCTCGGCGAGGTCGCGTCCCCCGTGTCTCCGGAGGCCGCGTCCCGCTGCTCCACCCAGGCGTCGACGTCCTCCCGCGGCGCGGCGTCCCGCTCCTCGAGCATGTCCTGCATGAGCAGGACCTCGCCGACCTGCGCGTCCACCATCTTCTGCGCGGCGAGGAGCACCTCCGGCTGCTGCGCCTGGTCGACCGCGGCCTGCGCCATGTCCACCCCGGAGAGGTGGTGCGTGGTCATGAGCTGGAGGAAGAGCACCTCGGCCTCCTCGCCCGAGGCCTCGCCGAGCTCCTGGATCTCGGTGGGGGAGGCCATACCGGGCATGGGCACGCCCGCGGGCAGGTCGGCCGTGTCGCCGTGGTCCATCCCCTCCATCGACGTCCCCGCCGACGACATCCAGGCCATCCGCTGCTCGCCCCGGGCCCGCGGCAGCCCCCAGTCGTCGAGCCAGGTCCCCATCATCCCGCGCTCGTAGCCCTGGGTGTTGCTGATGTCGACCGCCAGCCGGCGCACCGCCTCGTCGTCGGTCCGCTGCATGACCAACTGCGACATCTGGACCGCCTGCGCGTGGTGCTCGCTCATGTCGCGGGCGAAGCCGGCGTCCGCGCCGTCGTCCGGGGGGGTCCGCTCGCCGAAGGCCAGCCACCCCACGAGGGCGCCCAGGCACAGCGCCACGATGGTGACGGCGGCGAGCGCAGGGGCACCGAAGGTGCGCCACCGATCGGTCATCCGCGCTCCACGAGGTCCGTGCTCGTCCCGCTCGTGCACGCGGAACCGAGCTCGGGGGTGTCTGGCGCCAGCTTGTACTCCCGCACGAAGGCCTGCAGCAGCTTCTCGTCCGCCGAGTCCAGCTCGAGCTGGTGGTTCCAGGACGTCGCCATGACCGGCGACTCCTGGTCGGCGACCGGGCTGACCAGCATGTAGTCCTCCTCGCCGAGGGCGGTGATCACCTCGACCTGCTCCGCCGGGAGGTCGGGCTGGTAGGTCAACCAGACGGCCCCGTGCTCGAGCGAGTGCACGGCGTGCTCGGTCGGGACCTCTTCGGCGTAGACGCCGCAGTTCCACCAGGCCGGGTGGTGCGGGCCGCCCGGCGGCACCGCGGAGTCGTAGTCGATCTGCTCGGTGCGGTGGTCCGCGGCGGTGTTGTCGAAGTCCTTGACGGCCGACAGGTCGGCCAGCGCGGGCGAGTCCCGCACGACCGCGAAGACGACCGCCCCGACGATGACCACGACGATGGCCACCACCGACCCCCAGATGAGCAGCCCCCGGCGGCGCTCGGCGGCGGCGCCGGCTTTCTGGATCTTGGCCGCCTTCGCGGCGCGGTCGGAGGCCGCGGGCTTGCGGTCGGGTCGGGGCATCGGTGCGCTCCTGTGCGGATCGGTCGAGCTGGGGTGCCGACCCCAGCGTATGCCGTCGGGCTGGCGGGTTGCTGGGAAGCCTCCCAGGCTGGGTCTGCGACACTGACGGGCGTGACCCCCGGCACCCTCACCCGACGTCTGTGTGCCACGACACTGCTCGCCCAGGCGATGTCGGTCTTCTTCGGCACTCTCGTGGCCTGGCGCCTGGCCGGGACGACCGGGGACCCGCGGGCAGGGGCATACCTCTGGGGCGGGCTCGTGCTCACCGCTCTGTGCGTGCTCGCCGCCGGTGCGCTGCGCAGCCGGGTCGGGATCCTCCTGGGCTGGCTCGCGCAGTTCCTCACCCTGGCGGCCGGGCTCGTCCTGCCGGCCATGCTCGTCGTGGCCGGGCTCTTCGGTTTCCTCTGGTGGCTGTGCCTCAGCCAGGGGACGCGGATGGACCGGCTCACGGCGCAGCGGCAGGCGCAGGCCGACGACCCGGCGACCGACGACACCGCGACCGACAGGGAGAGCGAGTGAGATGGACCTGCTGAGCGCGATCGTGCTGGGGATCGTGCAGGGGCTGACGGAGTTCCTGCCGATCTCCTCCAGCGCGCACGTGTCGATCGTCGGGCGACTGCTGGGCGACGACGGCGCGGACCCGGGTGCCGCGTTCACCGCGATCACCCAGCTCGGCACCGAGGCGGCCGTGCTCCTCTACTTCTGGCGCGACATCGTCCGGATCGTCCGCGCCTGGTTCGCCGCGCTCGCCGGGCGCATCCCCCGCGACGACCCGGACGCCGTGCTCGGCTGGTGGGTCATCCTCGGCACCTTCCCCATCGGGATCCTGGGCCTGCTGCTGCAGGACTGGATCGAGACCGACCTGCGGAGCCTGTGGATCACGGCGACCATGCTGCTCGTCTTCGCGCTGGTCATCCTGGCCGCCGAGCGGGTGGGGCGTCAGGAGCGCGAGCTGCACCAGCTCACCTGGAAGCACGGCCTCGGCTTCGGCCTGTGGCAGGCGCTCGCACTGGTCCCGGGCGTCTCCCGCAGCGGCGGCACCATCGCCGGCGGCCTCTTCATGGGCTACACCCGCGAGGCCGCGGCCCGCTACTCCTTCCTGCTCGCGATCCCGGCCGTGCTCGCCTCCGGCGGGCTGCAGCTGGTCAAGGTCGTCACCGGGGACGCCATCGGGTCGGGGACGGGATGGGGCGCCATCGCGGTCGCCACGGTGCTCGCCTTCGGCGTGGGGTATGCCGTCATCGCCTGGTTCATGCGCTACATCACCACCCACACCTTCACGCCGTTCATGGTCTACCGGATCGTGCTGGCCCTCGTCCTCTTCGGCCTGCTGGGCCTCGGCGTGCTCGAGCCCTGACGTCGAGCAGCCGCCGCGACGGCCTACGCTGGGGCCCGTGACCGACACGACCGCCGCGCAGACCGAACGCTCTCTCGTCCTCGTCAAGCCGTACGGCTACCGTCGCGGCCTGTCCGGGGAGGTGCTGCGTCGCATCGAGGCCAAGGGCTACACGCTCACCGCCCTCGCCGTGCTCACCCCGACCCGGGCGCAGCTCGAGCAGCACTACGCCGAGCACGAGGGCAAGCCGTTCTACGAGCCGCTGCTGGAGTTCATGTCCTCCGGACCCGTGACGGCCGCCGTCATCGAGGGACAGGGCTGCATCCCCGGCTTCCGCTCCCTCGCGGGGGCCACCGACCCGACCGCGGCCGCGCCGGGCACCATCCGCGGCGACCACGGCCGCGACTGGGGACTCAAGGTGCAGCAGAACATCGTGCACGGCTCGGACAGTCCGGAGTCCGCGGAGCGCGAGATCGACATCTGGTTCCCGCAGGGCTGAGCGCGGGACCGTCGCCCCCCGCTGGGCACGGTCACCAGGGGATAGCCGGCCACCGCCGCGTAGGACGAGGTCACGCCGAGGAAGTTGTCGCCGTTGACCAGGTCGGTCATCCACGCGGGCCCGCCGGTCGGGGCGACGAGGGCGTCCGGCCAGGGCTCGTGGCTCCTGGACTCCTCGGCGCCGGACGGCATCGTCCAGGGAGCAGAGGCCGGGCCGGCCGCGCAGATACGTCACGATCCGATGTATCTGCGCGGTGAAGGGGTGCTCTGAGGGCCACCTGACCCCTAGGCTGGGACCCGCAGGGGACCGAGCCGGCCAAGGAGGCCTGATGACCCAGCGGGACGCCGTTGAGCTCTTCCTGCCCCCCGCGCTGCTGCGCCGTCACGACGCACGGCTCCTCGACCCGTCCAACGCCGCCCGGGAGCGGGCTCGTGACGGGTCGGCCCTCGCCGCACCGTCGGCGACGGCATACCGTGCCGGCCGGCTGCTGGTGAGCGGGTTGCTAGGCGTCTCCGCCGTGGACCGCATCGACGAGCTGGAGCGTGTCCTGCGCGCGGCCGGGTTCGAGGTGTCCCTGCGCCCCGACGTCGCCGACGAGGCCTTCACCCGGTGGCTGCTGCTGGCGGTCGAGACCGGGGCCGAGGACGGGGGAGGCAAGGAGTTCGAGCAGGTCCGGAGCGCGCCGATGGGTCCGGACGACCCGGTGACCCGCATCGACCCCGGGCTGCAGGTCGGTGCCCTGGGCGTCCGCGAGCTGGACGCCGGGTATGCCTCACGGGTGTTCGTCGTGCCGGGCGAGGGGGTCCGGGAGCCCGACCCGTGGACGCTGCTCCTGGCCGCGCGGGCGGCCGGGCTGAAGAACGTGGACCTGGAGCACCTCGTCATGCCCGGGACCGGAGGGCTCTACTGGGGTGGGCAGACCGGCGGGCTCTACTGGGGCGGCCAGACGGGCGGGCTCTACTGGGGTGGGCAGACCGGAGGGCTCTACTGGGGCGGACAGGGAGGGGTGCCGGGCGTGGCCCCCGACCGGACGCCGGTGCAGCTGGCGCTCTCCGACCCGACGAGGAAGCCGCGCGGTCGGCGAGCCCCGGTCGTCGTCATCCCGGACACGGGGCTCGGGGAGCACCCGTGGTTCGCGGGCGGCGACCTCGCCTCAGAGCGGCGCTCGCTGCTCGGTTGGCCCGTCCTGCCGGACGGCCGGCCCGATCCGTGGCCGGAGGGTACGGGTGTGGTCGACGAGCTGACCGGCGCGCTCGACCCGCTGTCCGGGCACGGCACCTTCATCGCCGGCGTCGTCCGGCAGGCCGCCCCGGGCGCGCGGATCGTCGCGCTCCCGGTGCTGGACTCCGCAGGGCTGGCGGCGGAGCAGGACGTGGTGCGCACGCTCGTCGTCCTGCTCGTCCTGCACCTCATCCGGCAGGAGCAGGGACGTGACGACTTCGGCGACGCCGGGGGCGTCGTGGACGTCCTCAACCTCTCGCTCGGCTTCTACCACCAGGACGGCGAGGTGAAGGAGCATCCGGTGCGGTCCCTGCTCGAGATCTTCGGCAGGTCCGGGGTGGGCGTCGTGGCCGCAGCGGGCAACCAGGCGACGAGGACCCCGATGTATCCCGCCGGGTGGGCGCTGCCCGCCGGGTCGACCCCGGACACCCGGAAGGCGGTGCCGCTCGTCTGCGTCGGCGCGCTCAACCCGGACCGGTGCTCGGTGGCGCTCTTCAGCAACGCCGGGCCGTGGGTCACGACCCACCGCCCGGGCGTCAACATCGTCAGCACCCTCCCGGTCACCTTCGACGCCTCGGCCCAACCCGCCCGCCGGGTCGGCACCGACCCGGGCACCCGGGCCACCCCGGACCCGGACGACTTCCGGGGCGGGTTCGGCGTCTGGAGCGGGACCAGCTTCGCCGCACCCTGGTTGGCCGGGCAGCTGGCAGACCATCTCGCGGCGCTGCTGGCGGCGGACGACGACGGGGACGCGGCGGCAGCACTGCGCGGCCGGGCAGGGGCGGCCCTGCACACCCTGCTGGTGGAGGAGGGACGATGCTGACCGACGACGAGCCGGAGGTGGGTGTCCAGGAGGATCCCCCTTCGCTCGGGGATCAGGCCGGGGCCTGCTTCCACCGGTACCGCGAGGGTCAGGACCAGGCGCTGGGTGAGCTCGTCGACCTGGCGAGCCCGCTGCTGTGGAACGTCGCGCGGGCCCACGGGTGCGACCGGGAGGCCGCCGAGGACGTGGTCCAGGACGTGTGGATCAGGCTGGTGGACCGGGCCGCCGACATCCGGGAGAGCGGTGCGGTGCTGGGGTGGCTCGTCATCGCGGTCAAGCGGGAGAGCTGGCGCACCGCCAAGGTGGCACGGCGCACCTCCTACGACCCGACGGGGACCGTCGACCCCGGTGAGACCGAGCCCGGTCCCGAGGCAGCCACCATCCTCACCGAGCGCCAGCAGGTGCTCTGGGCCGCGGTCCAGGAGCTCTCCGAACGGTGCCGGCAGCTGCTGCGCATCGTGGCCTTCTGCGACCGGCCGGACTACGACGAGATCTCGGCGGCGCTGGGCATGCCGAGAGGAAGCATCGGACCCACCCGTGGTCGGTGCCTGGACAAACTGCGACGGTCGCTGGCGGCCGACGACAGGTGGGAGGACCGATGACCTACGACGACCTCTCGTCGGCGCCGCTCGACGACTCCGACGTCGCCGTGCTGCACGACCTGCGCGAGACCGTGGACCGGCTCGACCCCTCCCCGGCCGGTCTCACCGACCGGATCAAGTTCGCCCTGACCGTGCGGGCGCTCCAGGCCGAGGTGGCCGAGCTCACGCGGGCACCGACGGCACTCACCCGGGGTGACGACGCCCAGGACGAGCCGGACCAGACGATGACGGTGACCTTCAGCACCGACTCCGTGAGCATCATGATCACGGTCAGCCCGCTGGGTGACGGCACGGCGCGCGTGGACGGCTGGCTCACCTGCGAGGTGTCCGAGGTGGAGCTGGCCCGACCGGACGGACGTCGCGACCGCGTCGAGGTCCAGGACGGACGGTTCGCCTTCGCCGCAGTGAGCACCGGCCCCGCCTACCTCGTGGTCCACCCCCTCGGTGACCGCACCGTCCTGACCCCCACCTTCACCATCTGACGTGGGCCGTCGGGCTCCGGCACGGGCGTCGCCCACGGCGGCCTCGCTCTTCGACGCCGGTCGGCAGGCCAACCTCGCGGGGCGGCCGGCCGAGGGCGAGCGGCTGCTCCGCCGGGCCTTGCGCTCGTTGGACCGGCACGCCGACGAGACGGTGCCCGGCATCGGCTCGGTGCGGGGTGGCGACGCAGGAGTGGTGGAGGCGCGCGTCCGGGTGCTGCTGTCGTTGAGCACCTCGCTCGTGCAACGGCACGGGGCGAGCCCCGCGCTCGAGGTCGCGACCAGCGCCCTCCACCTGGCCCAGGGACCGCTGCTCGGCGAGGAGGAGCAGATGCTCCTCATGACCAAGTGCCAGCTGCAGCTCGCGATGATCCACGGCCGCACCGGCCACGCCGACGCCGCGTTGAACCAGCTCGACCGTGCCCTGTGCTTCGTCGACCGGCTCGGACCCAGGGACCGCTTCCATCTGCTGCTCTCCCGCGGGGCAGCCCGCACCGACGGCCACGACCCCGGGGAGGCCGAGGCCGACTTCGTGGCCGCGGCCCAGATCGCTCACGACCACGGGTTCGCGATCGAGGAGTTCATGGCCCGGCACAACCTCGCGCAGGCCGTCTCGCTGCAGGGCGACCTGCCACGGGCGCTCCGGCTCTTCCGCGACATCGAGCGACTGGGCGGCGAGGCCTCGCTCGCGGTGGCCCTGCACGGGCGGGCGCGCACGCTCCTGGACGCCGGGCTCGTCACCGAGGCCCGGGAGCTGCTGCAGCGCGCGGTCGCGGAGGCCGTGCGGACCGGACAACGCCTCGTCGTCGGCGAGGTGCAGGTCGACCTGGCCGTCGCCGAGCTGATCGACGGCGACCAGGCGGCAGCGGCCCGCACCGCGGCGGGGGCACGCCGCTCCCTGCAGGGCCGCGCCCCAGGGGTGCGTCGGCGGGCCGAGCTGGTGCTCCTGGACGCCCGTCGTCGGCGTGGACGACGGCTCACGGAGGTGGCGCGCCGCGGTCTGGCCCTCGTCGAGGCCTTCGACCGCGACGGTGACCACGTCGCGGCCGACCTCGCCCGCCTGGTCGTCGCCGAGACCGAGGTGGACCGGGACCGGTCCGCCGAGGCCGTGCAGCTGCTGCGGGCCACCGCAGACCTCACCCACGCCGGGTCGCTCAGCATGCGGCTGCGGGCCCGAGGGGTGCTCGCCGCTGCCGCGCGGGCGGCTGACGACGCCGTCACCGCCCGTCGCCACCTGCGGGCGGCGCTGACCGACCTGACGCGGACCGTGGCCGGCAGCTCCAGCCTGGAGCTGCGCGCGGCGACCCATCACTACGCCCAGGGGCTCGCGGCGCTGGATCTGTCGGTGGCCCCCGACAGCTCCCGGGACCGGCTGCTGGCCGTCGAGCGCTGGCGCGAGGCGGCCAGCCGGTCGCCC encodes the following:
- a CDS encoding bifunctional folylpolyglutamate synthase/dihydrofolate synthase → MSDNIFAGDDGSTELPLDPGGAVPPAEEGSPRAPEATSPELLARYAEVSEAIFARTPEHMPQPTLHRVARVMELMGDPQHSFRMIHLTGTNGKTSTARITERLLREMGLRTGRFTSPHLHDMRERVSIDGEPVSIEAFLAAYDDVLPFVEMVDAESMASPDEADRVRMTYFEVIVALAYAAFADAPVEVAVVEVGLGGVWDATSVADGDVAVLTPVALDHTRLLGSTLEEIAGEKSGIIKADALAVVGVQEPEVMQVLTERAEEVGAQVHAEGVAFGVLAREVAVGGQQLSVRGLAGDYTDLFLPLFGAYQAHNAAMAIAAVEAFVGGGEQPLTDEVLRAALADVSSPGRLEIVRRSPTVLVDAAHNPAGAAALVEAVRESFTFTRLVGLLAVLEDKDAEHMIQALEPVLDHVVVSRTTSPRAIRPHRLGELVAEYFGEDRVTVVADLPDALDVAAGLADDGGVGGAVLATGSVTTAAEVRELLGRQTA
- a CDS encoding sucrase ferredoxin — translated: MTESFRCSDAARERADPLPGTAPPQPRLLLVEVPGGWPFDALQALPDDVRDDVLRESAAAWARVLLIRRPGEQPRREGPWRWYAVDPGAPPGSRVVRGAWGSGAELLTGAARLRQMAGAAAARAAAAEPVGLTDASADDEQLLLVCTHGRKDVCCAVRGRPVAVALQEAWPDQTWECSHTGGDRFAANLLVLPDGACYGALDPGTAARLVRDHREGAPSVAHLRGALGQHRVVQSAVLAALARWQVPWDAVHPLGAPVELPVEAPAGDDRDDGAAPVVGRWHTDVRVRGQGAWRATGVERLAAPQRLTCRAPRAGAVRIPEVTGWSALPAEAVASR
- a CDS encoding cupin domain-containing protein, which produces MTDIGSHRVRAGRPALTRLLGSLSPQDFARDHWGHTLHLAGVADRGGDTFDDLFSLDAVDDLVSERGLRTPFLRVAKDGSTLPESAFTSSGGTGAGMPDQVDDSKLLRLFADGATIVLQGLHRTWSPIRVLADDLAADLGSPVQVNAYVTPAANQGFDDHYDVHDVFVLQISGTKRWSLREPVLPQPLRSQPWTDRREEVTAAAQRPAHLETTLEPGDCLYLPRGWIHSARAMGEVSTHLTIGVHAWTRHHLATSALDLVAAGLGAEDEVRRSLPLGVDLSDPGGWHDDVEQVRETLLRRLRELPADELAATLHARQRGSARPSAVRPLAQVAAAQSLTVDDEILLRPHLVAQLEDEDERVTVTSRVAAFTLPASYRPALDLLLEGGPVRVRDLGGAAGLDEDAALQLARGLLTRGIAVVPGSGDGHR
- a CDS encoding DUF305 domain-containing protein, whose translation is MTDRWRTFGAPALAAVTIVALCLGALVGWLAFGERTPPDDGADAGFARDMSEHHAQAVQMSQLVMQRTDDEAVRRLAVDISNTQGYERGMMGTWLDDWGLPRARGEQRMAWMSSAGTSMEGMDHGDTADLPAGVPMPGMASPTEIQELGEASGEEAEVLFLQLMTTHHLSGVDMAQAAVDQAQQPEVLLAAQKMVDAQVGEVLLMQDMLEERDAAPREDVDAWVEQRDAASGDTGDATSPSEPPGGHDH
- a CDS encoding DUF3105 domain-containing protein, with protein sequence MPRPDRKPAASDRAAKAAKIQKAGAAAERRRGLLIWGSVVAIVVVIVGAVVFAVVRDSPALADLSAVKDFDNTAADHRTEQIDYDSAVPPGGPHHPAWWNCGVYAEEVPTEHAVHSLEHGAVWLTYQPDLPAEQVEVITALGEEDYMLVSPVADQESPVMATSWNHQLELDSADEKLLQAFVREYKLAPDTPELGSACTSGTSTDLVERG
- a CDS encoding DUF4233 domain-containing protein, with translation MTPGTLTRRLCATTLLAQAMSVFFGTLVAWRLAGTTGDPRAGAYLWGGLVLTALCVLAAGALRSRVGILLGWLAQFLTLAAGLVLPAMLVVAGLFGFLWWLCLSQGTRMDRLTAQRQAQADDPATDDTATDRESE
- a CDS encoding undecaprenyl-diphosphate phosphatase, with translation MDLLSAIVLGIVQGLTEFLPISSSAHVSIVGRLLGDDGADPGAAFTAITQLGTEAAVLLYFWRDIVRIVRAWFAALAGRIPRDDPDAVLGWWVILGTFPIGILGLLLQDWIETDLRSLWITATMLLVFALVILAAERVGRQERELHQLTWKHGLGFGLWQALALVPGVSRSGGTIAGGLFMGYTREAAARYSFLLAIPAVLASGGLQLVKVVTGDAIGSGTGWGAIAVATVLAFGVGYAVIAWFMRYITTHTFTPFMVYRIVLALVLFGLLGLGVLEP
- the ndk gene encoding nucleoside-diphosphate kinase, with the protein product MTDTTAAQTERSLVLVKPYGYRRGLSGEVLRRIEAKGYTLTALAVLTPTRAQLEQHYAEHEGKPFYEPLLEFMSSGPVTAAVIEGQGCIPGFRSLAGATDPTAAAPGTIRGDHGRDWGLKVQQNIVHGSDSPESAEREIDIWFPQG
- a CDS encoding S8 family serine peptidase, which produces MTQRDAVELFLPPALLRRHDARLLDPSNAARERARDGSALAAPSATAYRAGRLLVSGLLGVSAVDRIDELERVLRAAGFEVSLRPDVADEAFTRWLLLAVETGAEDGGGKEFEQVRSAPMGPDDPVTRIDPGLQVGALGVRELDAGYASRVFVVPGEGVREPDPWTLLLAARAAGLKNVDLEHLVMPGTGGLYWGGQTGGLYWGGQTGGLYWGGQTGGLYWGGQGGVPGVAPDRTPVQLALSDPTRKPRGRRAPVVVIPDTGLGEHPWFAGGDLASERRSLLGWPVLPDGRPDPWPEGTGVVDELTGALDPLSGHGTFIAGVVRQAAPGARIVALPVLDSAGLAAEQDVVRTLVVLLVLHLIRQEQGRDDFGDAGGVVDVLNLSLGFYHQDGEVKEHPVRSLLEIFGRSGVGVVAAAGNQATRTPMYPAGWALPAGSTPDTRKAVPLVCVGALNPDRCSVALFSNAGPWVTTHRPGVNIVSTLPVTFDASAQPARRVGTDPGTRATPDPDDFRGGFGVWSGTSFAAPWLAGQLADHLAALLAADDDGDAAAALRGRAGAALHTLLVEEGRC
- a CDS encoding RNA polymerase sigma factor; its protein translation is MLTDDEPEVGVQEDPPSLGDQAGACFHRYREGQDQALGELVDLASPLLWNVARAHGCDREAAEDVVQDVWIRLVDRAADIRESGAVLGWLVIAVKRESWRTAKVARRTSYDPTGTVDPGETEPGPEAATILTERQQVLWAAVQELSERCRQLLRIVAFCDRPDYDEISAALGMPRGSIGPTRGRCLDKLRRSLAADDRWEDR